DNA sequence from the Salifodinibacter halophilus genome:
CCGAAGTGTCCTCGGCGTCGCCGAAGAGCATGCCCTCGCCGTTTTCACGCGCATAGAGCGCCAGCACGGCGCCAGGCGGGATGCAAACGTCGAAATTGTCACCGGAAAACCGTGCCGAAAATGAGATTTCGTTGTTGTCCAGGCTCAGATCGCGAACCGCGCTGGGCGCAACGTTGACCGTGATCTTGTTTTCCTCGGTCACGAACTGACGCGGCACGATGACACGCGGTGCATCGGCCGCCACCAGCAGATGGGGCGTCAGTCCGTTGTCGAGCACCC
Encoded proteins:
- a CDS encoding ClpXP protease specificity-enhancing factor, translating into MAELSSRRPYLIRALYDWVLDNGLTPHLLVAADAPRVIVPRQFVTEENKITVNVAPSAVRDLSLDNNEISFSARFSGDNFDVCIPPGAVLALYARENGEGMLFGDAEDTSEDAAASTEDEADNVDDRRAHLKVVK